The Musa acuminata AAA Group cultivar baxijiao unplaced genomic scaffold, Cavendish_Baxijiao_AAA HiC_scaffold_1137, whole genome shotgun sequence genome segment AGTTGAATTGATGTGAAAAATGGAGAAGCTTGACAGATTTATCAGTTGTGACTCGATGATTATTTTACAGAACTGAATAGTGTTTGGGCTAGGAAAACAGGATCAACATATAgagtttaaagaaaaaaaattctcatCTAAAATCTTAATAATGAGTGAGAATGTGATGATGGTGTCCAATCTGTTCATAAGTTCTTGTCTCAACCGAAGTTCCTCTTAGATTTGTTTTTATGTTAGATATACTCTAATCAGGAGGTGCCTCTTCATGTTTGTCACCTGATTAGAATTTGTTTGTTTCATCCACTCGTACCACAGGATCTTTTTAATTCTGAACTCTATTCCTTCTTCCATTATGGTCTCAATAGGAGAAACTCGGCCAGAGTGCTGTAGTTACATTGTTTTGGCTACTGATTTGAATTTAATATCTTTGTAATAATAGTTATTATTTCTATGCTTCTCTGTTCTTATTAGAGAAGGAATGCATTTATCGACGATCAAACTAAACCGAACCATGCATGAATATCTTCATATACCTTATAACATTTGCTCGTAGTGATATATGGAACAGCTTTCTGTTCTCGGTGTCAAATTATTCTGTGTTCTTCCATTAATATATTATTCTGGAGAATTAAattgttctttttttccttttctttaaggAAAAAGCGACAACCACGAAGGGGGCATGATGGTCCCAATTCTGTGGCAGAAACTATTGCTCGATGGAGAGAGCACAACGGTCAACTGGATGCCGATAATTGTGTCCGTCGAGCACCGGCAAAAGGTTCAAAGAAAGGTTGTATGAAAGGCAAAGGAGGTCCAGATAATCCAAACTGCCAATACCGTGGTGTCAGGCAGCGAACATGGGGCAAATGGGTCGCTGAGATCCGAGAACCCAATCGTGGTAATCGACTGTGGTTAGGCACCTTCCCAACTGCGCTGGAAGCTGCTGTTGCTTATGACGAAGCTGCAAGAGCTATGTATGGACCTTATGCCCGTCTCAACTTGCCCGAACGTTATGGTGATAGTCAACTTGGTGCAACTAATGGATCATGCGAATCCTGCATGACGTCGCATCAGTCTCATTCGGATGTCGGTATTTCAAGCTCAGGGGAAACCGAGGTGATACCAAAAATCGAGAAGACGGATGAGCGGGACAATGGACTATCATCATCAGGCAATCACAAGATGGAGCATTCTCAACCTGGATATTGGAATGAGGATTTCCCTATAGATGAAATTTTCTTGGAAGCATTGTTAGAGGGGATGGATGCTGATTGCACCGGTACTTATCACCAAATTGGCATGGGTGACGGTGATGCTTATCAGCGACGCGGTGATGTCTCGGATTTCCCATTCCACCCTCAGAACGCCGACGCCGAGATGCTTGGGGCTTTTCCTCAAGTAGATGAAGGCCTAAATGGTTTTGATCCCGATGACTATTTCTTATGGCCTATAGAAGGAGACTAGAATGTGGATTGGCTGAGGAGTGAGAGTTATTCTGGAGCTCTTCAAAGAAGGATTTTAGCCTTGACATTCTTACTTGCAGAGTTCACTCTGTGGGTGGCATATGCATGCGTTAGCATTAGTCCACCCTTCTGGTGATATACTTTTTATGTATAGTAGAATGACACTATTTTGGATATAGTTCATTGAAGCTGGCTGGTTCTCCATAGGTTTGGAAATGAGGGAACAAAGCTTCATCCTCTAGTTTTGCTGACCTGTTCATATCCCTCCTTTTCTTTCCCTTTACCTTGAAACCTTATCCTTGTTACAGATATCAAAGAGGATCAAACATGAAAGTGTAAAGCATTTGCTGTTTTTAGAACTTCAGAATATCATGTGCATATTTGAGGATGTTGTTAATATTAAGAGTTCTGATCTGCTTGTCTCTCATTATTCTATATAATGATCTGATATACTATTGAAATTGTAGTGGTGATTGTACAACTATTTATGCAAGAGATGAAAATTCTGTTGTAACATCAAGTAAACTTTGAGCTTGATAATACTTCCATCACTTTGATAAAATAAGCTTAATAATAGGAATGAATTTTATTACATCGATTGGATGATTTCAGTTCAAGATTCTTTGCACAATGACTAAACAGTCGTTCCTTCTTTGTACAACTATTTTTATTCTTTTGTGAGCAACTCGAATCTTTTTGAAGTTTCCTGCTGCTGTATTCTCTTTTGCATTGTATCTTTTTCCACAAGAAAGATGAGTGTGGCCGAAGTCATAGCTACCAATTTTCTCTTTGGAGTTTGTCATGGCCAAGGGAATTAATTACTTGTATTCCCTGAATCTTACAGAATTATTTTCATGACATCTACTTTCTGTTTGACTCTCTTAATGTTCTAAACATCTCATAGGTATTTTTTGCTTTCTGCCATTGATCCTTTTGCATTGCAGTTTGTAACTCAATGTTAAatcactataatttttttttctgttcaaaataaaataaaaatatatgatatatgCTCGATCaacctttttaaaatttttagacaCTATCATTATCATCCTGAAGATAATGATAGTATTACTTACGTAAATTCGTAACAATTACGAAGTGTCACAGAGTAATCTCATATTTACGTAAATTCGTAACAATTACGGCCGTAAGATTTTTTGAGTTGGACCGTCGTAATACCTTAAATATGTGTCAGTAATTATCTTAACGAGTCAGGACTTAAGTCATCACCTGAGTCGTGACTTAAGTCACGCATGAGGCGCTCTCCGTTAGATTGGGCTCCCGTGGTAGCTTCCTCACATGGCCGTCCCCCTCCCACCAGCCATCAATGATTCCTCCGCTTCGTTTCTCTGCTCGCCATCTTTGTTTACTCCTCTCCTCCCTCGTCACCAACTCAACTCCACGCAGTACACCAGTCAACAGTGATGAGTTCGCCCTGACAACCCACTATCGTCTCTATATATTTATACTCAGCCTGCTCCGGAAGTCGAGCGAACCAACATGCCTTCACGTAGCATGAGGAAGCATCACGTTGACGAACTTACAACTTCCCACGTCTGATTCATGGAGATTTCTGCAGGAGCACGCCATTAATTATCTGTGCAGGAAAGGAACCTTGTTCCAGTCTCTGTGTTTGGTGGTCCAAAGTGTTGCCTTAACAACCTTTGCTTATAGAATTTGCTTGAGACTCACTCCATCTCTTTTCTAAATCCAAacttccccaccaccaccaccaccaccaccaccaccacaaccacAAAGCACCACATAGCCATAGTTAttggaaataataataattaactctaactttaattaaaataataaaataagttcaaaaaataaaaataaaaatagagagcAGTGCAAATGTCATTCAAGTGTTGGAGAATAAATGTTCCAACAGTAGCATATATGGTCGATCACCATCTCTCCGTCGTTCCAGATCAGCTCACAGCAGAACAAGACATGCCGGCCAAGCTTCCGTGGTCTCTCCTCGCCGTCATGGCGCTCCTCCTGGGGACCACAGGCGTGTTCCCAGCGGCGGCGGCTGGCGAGGCGGGGAGGAAGGTGATAGTGGCGGTGGAGGGGTTGGTCAGCTGCCAGGACTGCGCCAGCGTGGGGACGTGGGAGCTTGCCGGCTCCAGACGGCTACCGGCGGCCAGGGTGGGCATCACCTGCAAGGACCACAGGGGGCGGGTGGTGCTGTACAGGGCGGCGACGGCGGACGACAACGGGTACGTGTTCGCTGAGCTGTACACCACCACCATGCGCGGCGGCTACTTCGACCCGGCCGAGTCCTGCGCCGTGCGCCTCCTGGTGTCGCCCGACGACCGCTGCAGCAGCGTCACCGACGTCAACGGCGGCGACCGGGGGACGCCGCTGCGCTATCAGAACACCACCATCCCGGGGCAGTACGCCGACCTCGACGTGTATGTGGCGGGGCCGCTGGCCTTCAAGCCGGCCTACTGTCCCCCAAAGGCGACTTAATCCTGAGATTGGGGTTGGATTTTTCTGTCTGCTGAATTCTTTGGATCAAACGAATTGTTGAGATCGATGTCTAACTTCAAATGGCAAATGGTGTTGTTTTCCTTCTCTCCGTCCCACAAAGTTATCGTTCATCCATTCTTATGATTCAAATATACTCCAATTAAATGTGTGTGATTTATATTTCATCATCTGATCTGATATGCATATTTACTCTTATTTCCATCTCTTATTAGTCTAAATAATACTTTCCTGAAATAATCAATCTATTGGAAATTTTAAGTAGGATaaaattattcatatatatatatatatatatatatatatatatatatatatatatatatatatatatatatatatatatatatagttgtatAATATACATACTTA includes the following:
- the LOC103974010 gene encoding non-classical arabinogalactan protein 31-like, with the protein product MVDHHLSVVPDQLTAEQDMPAKLPWSLLAVMALLLGTTGVFPAAAAGEAGRKVIVAVEGLVSCQDCASVGTWELAGSRRLPAARVGITCKDHRGRVVLYRAATADDNGYVFAELYTTTMRGGYFDPAESCAVRLLVSPDDRCSSVTDVNGGDRGTPLRYQNTTIPGQYADLDVYVAGPLAFKPAYCPPKAT
- the LOC135670948 gene encoding dehydration-responsive element-binding protein 2A-like, with protein sequence MAMEQERKKRQPRRGHDGPNSVAETIARWREHNGQLDADNCVRRAPAKGSKKGCMKGKGGPDNPNCQYRGVRQRTWGKWVAEIREPNRGNRLWLGTFPTALEAAVAYDEAARAMYGPYARLNLPERYGDSQLGATNGSCESCMTSHQSHSDVGISSSGETEVIPKIEKTDERDNGLSSSGNHKMEHSQPGYWNEDFPIDEIFLEALLEGMDADCTGTYHQIGMGDGDAYQRRGDVSDFPFHPQNADAEMLGAFPQVDEGLNGFDPDDYFLWPIEGD